The Williamsia sp. DF01-3 genome has a window encoding:
- a CDS encoding metallophosphoesterase encodes MPQGRQSITRRTDQLAGLTPVHAIAGVAAAGAAGLAYATLIERNAFALRHETLSVLEPGSTSLRVLHISDLHMMPGQRLKQAWVQELAALQPDLVINTGDNLAHPQSVPAVVQALGDLLSLPGLFVFGSNDYFAPIPKNPLKYFKKDHKRTHGEPLPWQDLRAAFTERGWLDATHSVRELEVAGVRVAAAGVDDPHIGRDRYETIEGRPNPLAHLRLGLTHSPEPRVLDRFADDGYDLVMAGHTHGGQLCLPGVGAIVTNCDLDRSRVKGVSAWGAAMKLHVSAGLGTSPYVPARFCCRPEATLLTLTPVSAGDADYEQEGSLPPVNAEAN; translated from the coding sequence ATGCCTCAGGGACGACAAAGCATCACTCGTCGCACAGATCAGCTCGCCGGACTGACCCCGGTCCACGCGATCGCGGGGGTCGCGGCCGCGGGCGCCGCCGGCCTCGCCTATGCGACCTTGATCGAGCGAAACGCATTCGCGCTGCGACACGAGACGTTGTCGGTTCTCGAGCCCGGCTCCACGTCGCTGCGGGTGCTGCACATCAGCGACCTCCACATGATGCCGGGACAGCGGCTCAAACAAGCGTGGGTTCAGGAGCTGGCCGCGCTGCAGCCCGACCTCGTCATCAACACCGGCGACAATTTGGCCCACCCGCAGTCGGTACCGGCCGTGGTCCAGGCGCTGGGCGATCTGTTGTCGCTTCCCGGGCTTTTCGTGTTCGGGTCCAATGACTACTTCGCGCCCATTCCGAAGAACCCGCTGAAGTACTTCAAGAAAGACCACAAACGCACCCACGGGGAGCCACTTCCTTGGCAGGACCTGCGCGCGGCTTTCACCGAGCGTGGCTGGCTCGACGCCACCCACTCGGTGCGTGAACTCGAGGTCGCCGGGGTTCGGGTGGCTGCTGCGGGTGTCGACGATCCGCACATCGGCCGCGACCGCTACGAGACCATCGAGGGCCGTCCCAACCCTCTGGCACATCTGCGCCTGGGTCTGACCCACTCGCCTGAGCCGCGTGTGCTCGACCGGTTCGCCGACGACGGGTATGACCTCGTGATGGCCGGACACACTCACGGAGGCCAGCTGTGCCTGCCCGGTGTCGGCGCGATCGTGACCAACTGCGACCTCGACCGGTCACGGGTCAAAGGCGTGTCGGCATGGGGTGCGGCGATGAAGCTTCACGTCAGTGCCGGGCTGGGCACCTCGCCGTATGTTCCGGCCCGCTTCTGCTGCCGGCCCGAGGCCACGCTGCTCACCCTCACTCCCGTATCGGCCGGCGACGCCGACTACGAGCAGGAGGGGTCACTGCCTCCGGTGAATGCCGAAGCCAATTGA
- a CDS encoding GatB/YqeY domain-containing protein, with protein MSTIKEQIRTDLTAAMKAKNTTVTGTLRMVLAAIQSEEVSGKAARELTDEDVMKVLARESKKRAEAASVFAENNREELAEKERAEGEIIAGYLPTPLSDEELTGIVDQAVAAVAEETGEAPGMRQMGQVMGHATKLAAGRADGKRLSSAIRARLQ; from the coding sequence ATGTCCACGATCAAAGAGCAGATCCGCACCGATCTGACCGCTGCCATGAAAGCCAAGAACACCACGGTCACCGGGACCCTGCGGATGGTCCTGGCTGCCATTCAGTCCGAAGAGGTGTCGGGCAAGGCTGCCCGCGAGTTGACCGATGAGGACGTGATGAAAGTGCTTGCGCGTGAAAGCAAGAAGCGTGCAGAGGCGGCCTCCGTGTTCGCGGAGAACAATCGCGAGGAACTGGCAGAGAAGGAACGCGCCGAGGGCGAGATCATCGCCGGGTACCTACCCACGCCACTGTCCGACGAGGAACTGACAGGCATTGTCGATCAAGCCGTTGCGGCCGTCGCCGAAGAGACCGGTGAGGCACCGGGCATGAGGCAGATGGGCCAGGTGATGGGGCACGCCACCAAGCTCGCCGCCGGTCGCGCCGACGGCAAGCGCCTCTCATCGGCGATTCGCGCGCGCCTGCAGTAG